The Arachis ipaensis cultivar K30076 chromosome B07, Araip1.1, whole genome shotgun sequence genome includes a window with the following:
- the LOC107608523 gene encoding LOB domain-containing protein 39 produces MVLKKEVRRISGGKSEKRWKGRGKTEAVLGRLWKILFVCVNINRGSLTRVGPHSEMSCNGCRVLRKGCSDMCPLRTCLHWIPSPQAQAHATLFLAKFFGRSDLFSFISSVPHNNRPELFQSLLYEACGRTINPVNGAVGLLSTGNWHLCEAALRTVLTGGVLTALPEEVIMPVLDDSSASHAALHFNNTSLSEASKRRSVSGVSTPPAVSVVSGEPSEMSFDDGICSHNQRKLLNLFV; encoded by the exons ATGGTGCTGAAAAAGGAGGTAAGAAGAATATCGGGTGGGAAAAGTGAAAAGAGATGGAAGGGCCGCGGAAAGACGGAGGCGGTGTTGGGCAGACTTTGGAAAATCTTGTTTGTTTGTGTTAATATAAATAGAGGCAGTCTGACTAGAGTTGGACCCCACTCTGAAATGAGCTGCAACGGTTGCCGGGTGCTCCGCAAGGGATGCAGCGACATGTGCCCCCTGAGGACATGCCTCCACTGGATTCCATCCCCTCAGGCACAAGCTCACGCCACTCTCTTCCTCGCTAAGTTCTTTGGCCGCTCCGATCTCTTCTCCTTCATTTCCTCTGTCCCACACAACAACAGGCCCG AGTTGTTTCAGTCTCTGCTTTATGAAGCTTGCGGACGAACCATCAATCCCGTCAATGGCGCCGTGGGCCTGCTCTCCACTGGTAACTGGCACCTCTGCGAGGCTGCCCTCCGCACTGTCCTTACCGGCGGCGTCCTCACCGCGTTGCCGGAGGAGGTCATCATGCCAGTCTTGGACGACTCTTCCGCTTCTCATGCTGCTCTTCATTTCAACAACACAAGCTTATCAGAGGCGTCCAAGAGGCGTAGCGTTAGCGGTGTTTCAACGCCACCCGCTGTGTCAGTTGTTTCGGGAGAACCATCGGAGATGAGCTTTGATGATGGCATTTGCAGTCACAACCAGAGAAAACTCTTGAATCTTTTCGTGTAA